A region of Gracilinanus agilis isolate LMUSP501 chromosome 3, AgileGrace, whole genome shotgun sequence DNA encodes the following proteins:
- the CD200R1 gene encoding cell surface glycoprotein CD200 receptor 1 translates to MNPIWKSFGLMLLIILISFLIPEYKSTRTMAAQVPPSNALTAQMSLHYSTNETYSVYVQVDTKAVLSCLTHQIKELVMLTWEIHLRNKIPCILAYRKDKNETRETNCSGEGITWESRSDWNYGLQINPVTIRNDGDYKCVFVTPEGNFQCLHHLSVLVPPLVSLSKEGKESVACKAIAGKPAAQITWTPEGDCFTRSETHDNRTVTVKSSCSWKSFNGSRVTCFISHLTGNNSLSIEHQTPGSPNFARDITAVLMGILVIVGLAVLYKNSNGCRNCKSPKPEATPCVGEDEVEPYASYTEKNNPLYDTRTEVKISKASQSENFGLEFQVGLTR, encoded by the exons AATATAAAAGCACACGAACTATGGCTGCTCAGGTTCCACCAAGCAATGCTTTAACTGCACAGATGTCTCTGCACTACAGCACCAATG AGACCTACTCGGTGTATGTACAGGTGGATACCAAGGCTGTCCTCTCCTGCTTGACTCACCAAATAAAAGAACTTGTAATGTTAACCTGGGAAATACACCTCAGGAACAAAATTCCCTGTATCCTGGCTTATagaaaagacaagaatgaaaccAGGGAAACAAACTGCTCTGGTGAAGGAATAACCTGGGAATCTAGATCTGACTGGAACTATGGCCTTCAGATAAACCCAGTGACTATCAGGAATGATGGAGATTACAAATGTGTTTTTGTAACGCCTGAAGGGAATTTCCAATGTCTTCATCACCTCAGTGTGTTAG TTCCTCCTCTAGTAAGCCTGTCTAAGGAAGGGAAAGAGTCTGTTGCGTGCAAGGCTATTGCTGGGAAGCCGGCTGCCCAGATCACTTGGACTCCAGAAGGAGACTGCTTCACTAGGAGTGAAACTCATGATAACAGGACAGTGACTGTGAAAAGCAGTTGTAGCTGGAAAAGCTTCAATGGATCTCGTGTCACCTGCTTCATTTCCCATTTGACTGGGAATAATAGTTTGTCCATAGAGCATCAAACCCCTG GTTCGCCAAATTTTGCAAGAGACATTACTGCTGTTTTAATGGGCATTCTGGTCATTGTGGGATTGGCTGTTCTTTATAAGAATTCCAATGGTTGCAG gAATTGTAAATCCCCAAAGCCAGAAGCTACTCCATGTGTTGGAGAg GATGAAGTGGAGCCATATGCCAGCTACACAGAGAAGAACAATCCACTTTATGATACTAGGACTGAGGTGAAGATTTCTAAAGCTTCACAAAGTGAAAACTTTGGGTTGGAGTTCCAGGTGGGACTCACCAGATAG